One window of the Candidatus Bathyarchaeia archaeon genome contains the following:
- a CDS encoding nicotinate phosphoribosyltransferase, with protein sequence MKKLESGLLSEDDLFLFVDYYELTSGKCNFDHGVNNTITETYFFREVPKHLGSYVIAAGLEQFISYIQILNRGLSKKHREWLEKTAGRDLSSEFLDYLENFEFKGDIYAVPEGTPVFPNEPVINVTGPSIDVQILETYLLNIMNFESLVATKASRIVYAAKGRNTFFSPKTVVDFGARRAHGRDAAVLAARAAYIGGFDGTSLVIAAMKWGIPFVGTIPHKFIEERYRGAGSFKETELSAFMEYAESFPHNAALLVDTYETIEGIKNAIKVGLELKRRGYKLAGIRLDSGDPVELSKIARKMLDEAGLTDTRIIVSDRLDEFVIEDALMRGAPIDGFGVGTKLVTGANYDSLTKEGGVSALDGIFKIAETSDKKGNLIPVTKFTSSASKATLPGRKQVWRRTENGQYVEDMIALWDEEVEGAKPLLVPIVIKGEIVYDFPELKEIRKYCAEQLAALPEKYKRIRGSEPYPVKISEKLRRMQNEMFEKYYKEYFGAGLKICAKSV encoded by the coding sequence TTGAAGAAACTTGAATCCGGCCTCCTAAGCGAGGATGATCTTTTTCTCTTCGTAGATTACTATGAGCTAACCTCTGGAAAATGCAATTTTGACCATGGAGTAAACAACACGATAACTGAAACATACTTTTTCCGCGAGGTTCCAAAGCATCTAGGCTCCTACGTTATCGCGGCGGGTTTAGAGCAATTCATCAGCTACATTCAAATCTTAAATAGGGGGTTGAGTAAAAAGCATCGCGAGTGGCTTGAGAAAACCGCTGGAAGGGATTTAAGCAGCGAGTTTCTGGATTACTTAGAGAATTTTGAGTTTAAGGGCGACATTTACGCTGTTCCAGAAGGTACGCCAGTTTTTCCAAACGAACCAGTGATAAATGTCACAGGCCCATCTATAGATGTTCAAATTCTCGAAACATACTTGCTTAACATAATGAATTTTGAGAGCTTGGTTGCGACGAAAGCCTCCAGAATAGTTTACGCTGCCAAGGGAAGAAACACGTTTTTCTCGCCAAAAACTGTTGTTGATTTTGGCGCAAGAAGGGCTCATGGAAGGGATGCTGCAGTTTTGGCGGCGAGAGCAGCATATATTGGCGGATTTGATGGCACATCGCTCGTTATAGCCGCAATGAAGTGGGGAATACCGTTTGTTGGAACGATACCACATAAGTTTATTGAGGAACGCTATAGGGGAGCTGGCTCATTTAAGGAAACTGAGCTGTCGGCTTTCATGGAGTACGCTGAAAGTTTCCCGCATAATGCTGCTCTCCTAGTGGACACTTATGAAACTATTGAGGGCATTAAAAACGCTATAAAAGTGGGTTTAGAACTTAAGAGAAGGGGTTATAAGCTTGCTGGAATCAGACTTGACAGCGGAGACCCGGTGGAACTAAGTAAAATAGCGCGAAAAATGCTTGATGAAGCTGGTTTAACTGATACGCGGATTATTGTGAGCGACCGCCTAGACGAGTTTGTGATCGAAGACGCCTTAATGAGGGGTGCTCCAATAGATGGATTCGGTGTTGGAACAAAGCTTGTAACCGGTGCAAACTACGATTCGCTGACTAAGGAGGGAGGGGTTTCAGCCCTAGACGGAATATTCAAAATAGCTGAGACAAGCGACAAGAAGGGGAACCTCATACCGGTGACAAAATTTACAAGTAGCGCAAGTAAGGCAACGCTTCCAGGTAGAAAGCAAGTTTGGAGGAGAACAGAGAATGGGCAATATGTAGAAGATATGATTGCCCTTTGGGATGAGGAGGTTGAGGGCGCGAAACCTTTACTCGTTCCGATAGTTATCAAAGGCGAAATAGTTTATGATTTTCCGGAACTTAAGGAGATAAGGAAGTATTGCGCCGAACAGCTGGCTGCCCTGCCTGAGAAATATAAGCGTATAAGGGGCAGCGAGCCATATCCGGTGAAAATAAGCGAAAAACTCAGAAGGATGCAAAATGAAATGTTTGAAAAATATTATAAAGAATACTTTGGAGCGGGGCTTAAGATATGCGCTAAAAGCGTTTAA
- a CDS encoding CBS domain-containing protein produces the protein MSLKEKIVGNFISECLIVEPSAPVSKAIGLMKVSDSYEVFAHVGNKVGTVTIRDILRVKNPATTKIETIMSFIPSLPPNEGLLKAARLMADYRLRALPIIQNNEVMGKIDIRSIVNEVKNSALGKIRVSKIMSPSPITLSAGEKVSKARGIMLRRRIDHLPVIEGGKVSGVVTSSHIVFSLMTDVGSEKYSSGVPDMLSPLSQPVEAIMMRTPLKFEPQVPIKDVAESMLMQRLSYSLVTIDEELQGIVTYRDFAKLISAEESKAEFPVYIVGLPDDPFEAEAAKIKFTRLINGVSRFLPPIMEARSIIKASSLSGQRKRYEVKVTIITAGGTYNYSSSGWDLPLIYDEIVSSIKKTVATKKRVGKRGRGQQPTETNLWQ, from the coding sequence TTGAGTCTAAAAGAAAAGATTGTCGGCAATTTTATATCTGAATGCCTTATCGTTGAACCCTCTGCGCCAGTATCAAAGGCAATCGGTTTAATGAAAGTTAGTGATTCCTACGAGGTTTTCGCGCATGTTGGCAATAAAGTTGGAACTGTAACAATAAGAGATATTTTAAGGGTAAAAAACCCCGCCACTACGAAGATTGAAACCATTATGAGTTTTATCCCAAGCTTACCGCCCAATGAAGGGCTTCTTAAAGCGGCTAGATTGATGGCCGACTATAGGTTGAGAGCGCTCCCAATAATTCAAAATAATGAAGTGATGGGCAAAATAGACATTAGATCCATAGTTAACGAAGTCAAGAATAGCGCTTTAGGTAAAATAAGGGTTTCAAAAATAATGAGCCCCTCGCCCATAACATTATCGGCTGGCGAAAAAGTTTCTAAAGCTAGAGGGATAATGCTTCGGAGAAGAATTGATCATCTGCCAGTTATCGAAGGCGGCAAGGTCTCTGGCGTAGTAACATCCTCCCATATAGTTTTTAGCCTAATGACCGACGTTGGAAGCGAGAAATATAGCTCTGGGGTGCCAGACATGCTGAGCCCATTAAGCCAGCCGGTGGAAGCAATAATGATGAGGACACCATTAAAGTTTGAGCCACAGGTGCCGATTAAAGATGTCGCTGAAAGCATGCTTATGCAACGCTTATCATATTCCCTAGTGACCATTGATGAAGAGCTTCAGGGAATAGTGACCTATAGGGACTTCGCTAAGCTTATATCTGCCGAAGAATCTAAAGCTGAATTTCCAGTATACATTGTTGGTTTACCGGACGATCCATTCGAGGCCGAGGCTGCCAAAATAAAATTTACTCGCCTAATTAATGGTGTAAGCAGGTTTCTTCCGCCAATTATGGAAGCGCGAAGCATCATTAAGGCGTCATCTTTAAGTGGGCAGAGAAAAAGATACGAGGTTAAGGTTACCATAATAACGGCTGGAGGAACATATAATTACTCTTCGAGCGGCTGGGATCTGCCGCTAATCTATGATGAAATCGTGTCCTCCATAAAGAAGACGGTAGCCACTAAGAAAAGAGTTGGTAAAAGGGGGCGCGGCCAACAACCTACGGAAACTAATCTCTGGCAATAA
- a CDS encoding NAD-dependent epimerase/dehydratase family protein gives MLRVVVTGGCGFIGSNLVERLVRDGHEVIVFDNLSTGNLKNVEELDIKFFNRPYEDMKDLAPNTDIVFHLGMPSSSPMYKRNPELVGKTINDAIAIFEFARKEGCSIVFASTSSLYNGNPLPYREDMPIYVTDYYTECRYAIERLAKLYNILYNVKSVGLRLFSVYGPKEQHKGEYANIVSQFLWMIQRDEPPVIFGDGTQTRDFIHVSDVVEAFLLAAEGNFDYEIFNVGTGVAHSFNDVINVINRLLMKDVKPIYKPNPIKNYVHHTLADVTKAKEVLGFKAKIDFEEGIRSLIDVYRR, from the coding sequence TTGTTGAGGGTTGTTGTGACCGGTGGTTGTGGTTTTATCGGAAGTAACCTTGTCGAAAGACTGGTTAGGGACGGCCATGAAGTCATAGTCTTCGACAACTTGTCAACTGGAAACCTAAAGAACGTTGAGGAATTAGACATAAAGTTCTTCAACAGACCTTATGAAGATATGAAGGATTTGGCGCCAAATACCGACATAGTCTTCCATCTAGGCATGCCCTCATCTTCGCCCATGTATAAGAGAAATCCTGAGCTCGTCGGTAAAACAATAAATGATGCTATAGCCATATTCGAGTTCGCGAGGAAAGAAGGCTGCAGTATCGTTTTCGCGAGCACAAGCAGCCTATATAACGGTAACCCGCTGCCTTACAGGGAAGATATGCCGATCTATGTGACAGACTATTATACCGAGTGCCGATACGCCATCGAGCGCCTAGCAAAACTCTATAACATACTATATAACGTTAAATCCGTTGGGTTAAGGCTCTTCAGCGTTTACGGGCCGAAGGAGCAGCATAAGGGCGAATACGCCAATATAGTCTCACAGTTCCTTTGGATGATCCAGCGGGATGAGCCACCGGTAATATTCGGCGATGGGACGCAAACACGTGACTTCATACATGTATCGGATGTTGTTGAGGCATTTCTCTTAGCAGCTGAGGGCAACTTCGACTATGAAATATTTAATGTTGGAACTGGCGTAGCCCACAGCTTTAACGATGTAATCAACGTGATTAACAGGTTGCTTATGAAGGATGTAAAACCGATTTATAAGCCGAACCCAATTAAAAACTACGTACATCATACGCTGGCAGATGTGACTAAAGCCAAGGAGGTTCTGGGATTTAAAGCCAAAATAGACTTCGAAGAAGGGATAAGAAGCCTAATAGACGTTTACCGAAGATAG